Proteins from one Cellulosilyticum lentocellum DSM 5427 genomic window:
- a CDS encoding response regulator transcription factor gives MINVLIVDDEPFIRQGLKILIDWEEYGFKITGEATNGKEAISLLEDNNYDLIITDIKMPEVDGIELVEHIRNYKSKDLKIIILSGYYEFEYAKQAIRYNVVDYILKPIQKEELIRVLLEFKEAYNKEIKSAKDKKYTEQIALERHLNALCSGIYGQSDISYVEDKLPYCTNLRYMSIEISLNDEKFERLSKDERRKALKEFCETLKCYIAPYEKYAFLDVDKRNEIYGIGFIYTRNFSAQKKMSEKEYIVDLQEYMKSNQKYKFNVYIGQKVNRIDQISESFKSAIIAKSFQNYKNDKAIAYYDETSAVKSNTYGVKKEYMDELIHYTEENVVDKIDECVEKIYLNFQVHNINPKIISINIDYLLCRFIYLAKELDPDVDQEEVLHYISQCAFEESAVRGSAKHFKAFVKDFANYLAQLRQTNSHGVLKEVEREIEMHYMQNLSLKSLSEKYYINSAYLGQIFKKNHGISFKDYLNNYRIEKAGELLIRTNDKVCNIAQIVGYNNLDYFINKFVRLKGKTPLQYRKQFLKKTKEDC, from the coding sequence ATGATTAATGTATTAATTGTTGATGATGAACCATTTATTCGTCAAGGGCTAAAGATTTTGATTGATTGGGAGGAATATGGATTTAAGATCACAGGAGAAGCAACAAATGGGAAGGAAGCAATAAGCCTTTTAGAAGACAATAATTACGACTTAATCATTACAGATATAAAGATGCCAGAAGTAGATGGAATAGAGTTAGTAGAACATATAAGAAATTATAAATCTAAGGACTTAAAAATTATTATTTTAAGTGGTTATTATGAGTTTGAATATGCTAAACAAGCTATTAGGTATAATGTAGTGGATTATATTTTGAAGCCAATACAAAAAGAAGAATTGATAAGGGTATTATTAGAGTTTAAAGAGGCATATAACAAAGAAATTAAAAGTGCAAAGGATAAGAAATATACTGAACAAATCGCGTTAGAACGTCATTTAAATGCATTGTGTTCTGGCATATATGGTCAAAGTGATATTTCATATGTAGAAGATAAATTACCATATTGTACTAATCTAAGATATATGAGTATAGAAATCAGCTTGAATGATGAAAAGTTTGAAAGGTTGAGTAAGGATGAAAGAAGAAAAGCACTTAAGGAATTTTGTGAGACGTTAAAATGCTATATCGCACCATATGAAAAGTATGCCTTTTTAGATGTAGACAAGCGTAATGAAATTTATGGTATTGGGTTTATATATACTAGAAATTTTTCTGCTCAAAAAAAGATGAGTGAGAAAGAATATATTGTAGATTTACAAGAGTATATGAAGTCTAATCAAAAGTATAAGTTTAATGTCTATATTGGACAAAAGGTTAACCGTATTGATCAAATTAGTGAGTCTTTTAAGTCAGCTATTATTGCTAAATCGTTTCAAAACTACAAAAATGATAAAGCCATTGCTTATTATGATGAGACGTCAGCGGTAAAGTCTAATACCTATGGTGTCAAAAAAGAGTATATGGATGAGCTCATTCATTATACTGAAGAAAATGTAGTAGATAAAATTGATGAATGTGTAGAAAAAATCTATTTAAATTTCCAGGTACATAATATCAATCCAAAGATTATCAGTATAAATATTGATTACTTACTTTGTAGGTTTATTTATTTAGCTAAAGAATTAGACCCAGATGTAGATCAGGAAGAAGTGTTACATTATATTAGTCAATGTGCTTTTGAAGAATCTGCAGTTAGAGGAAGTGCAAAACATTTTAAGGCTTTTGTAAAAGATTTTGCAAATTATTTAGCACAATTAAGACAAACCAATTCACATGGTGTGTTAAAAGAAGTAGAAAGAGAAATAGAAATGCATTATATGCAAAATTTAAGTTTAAAGTCATTGAGCGAAAAATATTATATTAATAGTGCTTACTTAGGACAAATTTTTAAGAAAAACCATGGTATTTCATTCAAAGATTATTTAAATAATTACAGAATAGAAAAAGCGGGGGAACTTCTTATCAGAACTAATGATAAGGTTTGTAATATTGCTCAAATAGTAGGATATAACAATCTAGATTACTTTATTAATAAATTTGTACGCTTAAAAGGAAAAACGCCTTTGCAATATCGTAAACAGTTTTTGAAAAAAACAAAAGAAGACTGTTAA
- a CDS encoding ABC transporter permease translates to MSRQAQVQLNKGIGKPKAQKTVEAKQRISWSEIKKQKQLILLSLPFLIYVIIFNYAPLAGWVMAFQNYKPAKGFFDQTWVGFAKFKQLFSNDVFLGVIRNTLAMSLINLVLGFVFSIGFALLLNELRNVKAKKFIQTVSYLPHFLSWVIVVGLVFQVVSMDTGILNQLLLKLHIIDKPINFLSEPKYYWGIVGITNVWKETGWGSIIYLAAITAINPELYEAAAIDGAGRFRKILHVTLPGIKSTIFILLIINIGNILNAGFDMQYLLTNGLVQKVSQTIDIYVLRYGISLADYSLATAAGIFKSVVSIVLIFLANRFAKAAGEERLF, encoded by the coding sequence ATGAGTAGGCAGGCTCAGGTTCAATTAAATAAAGGGATAGGCAAGCCAAAAGCACAAAAGACAGTAGAAGCGAAACAGAGAATATCTTGGAGTGAAATAAAGAAACAAAAGCAATTGATTCTTTTATCACTACCTTTTCTAATCTATGTTATTATTTTCAACTATGCACCATTAGCTGGGTGGGTTATGGCATTCCAAAATTATAAGCCAGCCAAGGGATTTTTTGATCAAACATGGGTAGGGTTTGCTAAATTTAAACAATTATTCTCAAATGATGTATTTTTAGGGGTTATTAGAAATACGTTAGCTATGAGCTTGATTAATTTAGTATTAGGTTTTGTTTTTTCCATAGGATTTGCCCTTTTATTAAATGAATTAAGAAATGTAAAAGCTAAGAAATTTATACAAACGGTTTCTTACTTACCACACTTTTTGTCTTGGGTTATTGTAGTAGGACTTGTATTTCAGGTAGTTTCAATGGATACAGGTATTCTCAATCAGCTATTACTAAAATTACATATTATAGATAAGCCCATTAACTTTTTATCAGAACCTAAATACTATTGGGGAATTGTAGGTATAACTAATGTATGGAAGGAAACAGGATGGGGTAGTATCATCTACTTGGCTGCAATTACAGCTATTAATCCTGAACTTTATGAAGCAGCAGCTATTGATGGCGCTGGTCGTTTCAGAAAAATCCTACATGTAACCTTACCAGGTATTAAATCAACAATATTCATCCTTTTAATTATAAACATTGGAAATATCTTAAATGCCGGATTTGATATGCAATATCTATTAACAAATGGTTTAGTTCAAAAGGTTTCTCAAACTATTGATATTTATGTTCTTAGATATGGTATTAGTTTAGCAGATTATTCATTAGCGACAGCAGCGGGTATCTTTAAGAGTGTAGTTAGTATTGTCTTAATTTTCCTAGCTAATAGATTTGCTAAGGCTGCTGGCGAAGAAAGATTATTCTAG
- a CDS encoding extracellular solute-binding protein: MKKLKSFVALLGAMGMVASLGVGCGNDGTNQPTETAKEVTASASGENTTTEAKDIKEFSMYIAMPGTEIPTDNRVYNKIAEKIGAKAKITWLTGQTAKESIGTMVAGGDYTDFVVGSDGTSLLIDAGALLPIDEYWDKYPNIKNYLSESDWNKVRSEDGHIYLIPQFGVVNGKDTQTYHNDEAFWIQIRVLEWAGYPTIKTVDEYFDLIAKYMEANPTMEGGLENIGFEMICDDWRYYSLENPPMFLAGYPNDGCCIVDPETLTAYNYNTTDIAKRYFNKLNEEYKKGIIDPECFTLNYDQYIAKISTGRVLGLVDQYWNFQTAEQSIETQGLYDNAYVPLPLVMDEGTEPKWHSGYSLDVSNGLSITTSCKDPEGAFQMIEDMLSQEIQTLVWWGEEGIDYMVGDDGVFYRTEEQRAKALDKEYLINELCNSGYSYFPHYVGMNLDGINAYAPNFQPGEYYDGQSEAKKKVMDAYGYKTFAEFVNEAGENSDWYPMWSYSNTWTADTDYGLAKVNMDEVKHEWLPKVIMSDDFQGAWDQYMSVLGERVDMKVYEDALTAEVRRRVDVAQGK, from the coding sequence ATGAAAAAGTTAAAATCTTTTGTAGCACTGCTTGGAGCAATGGGAATGGTAGCTTCATTAGGCGTAGGATGCGGCAATGATGGTACAAATCAACCTACCGAGACAGCAAAAGAGGTTACAGCAAGTGCATCTGGTGAGAATACAACGACAGAGGCAAAGGACATTAAGGAATTCTCAATGTACATAGCAATGCCTGGAACAGAAATACCAACAGACAACAGAGTATACAATAAAATTGCTGAAAAAATTGGCGCAAAAGCTAAGATTACTTGGTTAACAGGTCAAACAGCAAAAGAAAGTATCGGAACAATGGTTGCTGGTGGCGACTATACTGACTTCGTTGTAGGCTCAGATGGTACGTCATTGTTAATTGATGCAGGAGCACTTCTTCCAATTGATGAATACTGGGATAAATATCCAAATATCAAAAATTATTTATCTGAGAGTGATTGGAACAAGGTAAGATCAGAAGACGGTCATATTTATTTAATTCCTCAGTTTGGAGTAGTTAATGGAAAAGATACTCAAACCTACCACAATGATGAAGCATTCTGGATTCAAATTCGTGTATTAGAGTGGGCAGGATATCCAACAATCAAAACGGTTGATGAGTATTTTGATTTAATTGCAAAATATATGGAAGCTAATCCAACTATGGAAGGCGGACTAGAAAATATCGGATTTGAAATGATTTGTGATGACTGGCGTTACTACAGCTTGGAAAATCCTCCAATGTTCTTAGCAGGTTATCCAAATGATGGATGCTGTATTGTAGACCCAGAAACCTTAACAGCATACAACTATAATACTACTGATATTGCAAAAAGATATTTTAATAAGTTAAATGAAGAGTACAAGAAGGGTATAATTGACCCAGAATGTTTCACATTAAATTACGATCAATATATTGCTAAGATTTCTACAGGACGTGTATTAGGTTTAGTTGATCAATACTGGAACTTCCAAACTGCAGAACAATCTATTGAAACACAAGGACTTTATGATAACGCTTATGTGCCATTACCACTTGTAATGGACGAGGGCACAGAACCAAAATGGCACAGTGGTTATTCACTTGACGTATCAAATGGTTTAAGTATTACAACTAGCTGTAAAGATCCTGAAGGTGCATTCCAAATGATTGAAGATATGCTTTCACAAGAAATACAAACATTAGTATGGTGGGGCGAAGAAGGTATCGACTACATGGTAGGTGATGATGGGGTATTTTATAGAACAGAAGAACAAAGAGCGAAAGCTTTAGATAAAGAATATCTTATAAACGAATTATGTAACTCAGGTTATTCTTACTTCCCACATTATGTTGGTATGAATTTAGATGGTATTAATGCATATGCACCAAACTTCCAACCAGGTGAGTACTATGATGGTCAATCAGAGGCTAAGAAAAAAGTGATGGATGCATATGGATATAAAACATTTGCAGAATTCGTAAATGAAGCTGGAGAAAACTCTGATTGGTACCCAATGTGGTCTTATTCAAACACTTGGACAGCTGATACAGATTACGGTTTAGCTAAAGTAAATATGGATGAAGTAAAACATGAATGGCTACCAAAAGTAATTATGTCAGACGATTTCCAAGGTGCATGGGATCAATATATGTCAGTTCTTGGTGAGAGAGTAGATATGAAGGTCTATGAAGATGCACTCACAGCTGAAGTAAGAAGAAGAGTTGACGTTGCACAAGGTAAATAG
- a CDS encoding ROK family transcriptional regulator — MPIGSQELIRDINSRLILTQLINNGPMSRAALSKNLGLTKATISAIVQELIDKYLITELGSDNTSRGRKPILLSFNPYCGHSISIDLEYEKLTLMTCYLNGEQSQIHHYNNNRSDSEIVSYLISIIQEQLDILPSTPYGIVGICIGIHGVVSQNQITFAPYSPYCGIDFSTLLEKHFSASVYLENEANLSIIGEKAFCYHYPNMVGISIHSGIGLGLIINHELFSGFNGNAGEFGHTIVEVDGKPCPCGNLGCFEQYTSERSLLLDFTEKKHLPTASIEMLIEAYRTQDPIAIEIIQSFIKYMAIGINNILNVLNPNVIVINCALTTEFPLLLEQISALLKNRMHNFCHLVPSKLQGTSVLIGGVCICTKYFLGLQDLDFKINFSHEILKE, encoded by the coding sequence ATGCCTATAGGTAGTCAGGAACTTATTCGTGATATTAATTCGCGTCTTATACTTACTCAACTTATAAATAATGGTCCTATGTCTCGTGCCGCCTTATCCAAAAATCTTGGCCTAACTAAAGCAACTATTTCAGCTATTGTTCAAGAGCTTATAGATAAATATCTTATTACTGAGTTGGGTAGTGATAATACTTCAAGAGGTAGAAAACCCATTTTACTTTCTTTCAATCCGTATTGTGGCCATAGTATTTCTATTGATTTAGAGTATGAAAAACTCACCTTGATGACCTGCTATTTAAATGGAGAGCAGTCTCAAATCCATCATTACAACAATAATAGATCTGACTCAGAAATAGTAAGCTATCTTATTTCCATTATTCAAGAGCAACTTGATATACTTCCCTCTACACCTTATGGCATTGTGGGGATTTGTATTGGTATTCATGGTGTCGTTAGTCAGAACCAAATTACATTTGCTCCATATAGTCCATATTGTGGTATTGACTTTTCCACTTTATTAGAAAAGCACTTTTCTGCTTCTGTTTATTTAGAGAATGAAGCTAATTTATCCATTATTGGTGAAAAAGCATTTTGTTATCACTACCCTAATATGGTAGGTATTAGCATCCATTCAGGAATAGGACTGGGGCTTATTATCAACCATGAACTCTTTTCTGGCTTTAATGGTAATGCCGGTGAATTCGGACATACCATTGTAGAAGTCGATGGAAAACCTTGTCCTTGTGGTAACTTAGGATGTTTTGAGCAATATACTTCTGAACGTTCTCTGCTATTAGATTTTACAGAAAAGAAGCATTTACCTACTGCTAGTATAGAAATGTTAATTGAGGCTTATCGTACACAAGATCCTATAGCAATCGAAATTATTCAAAGCTTTATTAAATATATGGCTATAGGTATTAATAATATTTTAAATGTGCTTAACCCAAATGTTATTGTCATCAACTGTGCTCTCACTACTGAATTTCCACTTTTACTTGAACAAATCTCAGCACTTTTAAAAAATAGAATGCATAACTTCTGTCATCTTGTTCCTTCAAAATTACAAGGGACTTCCGTTCTAATAGGTGGCGTTTGCATTTGTACCAAGTATTTCTTAGGCTTGCAGGATTTAGATTTTAAAATTAATTTTTCTCATGAAATACTTAAGGAGTAG
- a CDS encoding sensor histidine kinase — MKYRNVINNLKIRNKLAIIYVFCVLIPVIVTNWVVISAIKSNVRNQEAIRMQNVMDRIKYNIQSEVEGCISIASNLCTDKVINQFLIRDYTSNLEYFSDYKTTLQNNVLRYYYNSQKINQIILYTDNATIINGGSFWRIDTILGTEWYKEFVHSGKDIYLATYYDEKKKYLGIQSAPRTISLIQKLDYFDTGVMEKFVKIDLQYTAIKNEILNEKIDGDIYICNKEYVLFSNQIAENERKAFLPQSELDINQATYQDNFRVASDEWTIYIMPMKIGIGKMIKESEQMVWYLIMINLLLPTIIITLISKSFSGRIKLMELYFEKVKQEEFQLIEGSVGEDEIGDLIKSYNVMVLKIKELIEVVFKKNAEKQASELSRKGAELKALQSQVNPHFMFNTLESIRMRSLLKEENETADVIEALSQILRKSLSWNNDYICIEEEIVFVQQYANIQKYRFGDKISFSFYVMEGCEKIKIPKLSILTFVENACIHGIEGISKSGIISVAITKDEENVFIEISDSGCGMSEEKLRLLREVLKDPNINKLSECKSTGMLNALIRMNLYCENTLVFDIDSELGQGTDIMIQMPLGKIEIEGEKR; from the coding sequence ATGAAATATAGAAATGTTATAAATAATTTAAAGATAAGAAATAAGCTAGCTATCATTTATGTTTTTTGTGTTTTAATACCTGTCATTGTCACAAATTGGGTAGTAATATCTGCTATAAAAAGTAATGTACGTAATCAAGAAGCAATCCGCATGCAAAATGTAATGGATCGTATAAAATATAATATTCAATCAGAAGTAGAGGGATGTATTTCTATAGCCAGTAATTTATGTACAGATAAAGTGATTAATCAATTTTTAATAAGAGATTATACTTCTAATTTAGAGTATTTTAGTGATTATAAAACAACACTTCAAAATAATGTACTGAGGTATTACTATAACTCCCAAAAGATTAATCAAATTATTTTGTATACGGATAATGCTACTATTATCAATGGGGGAAGCTTTTGGAGGATTGATACTATCTTAGGTACGGAATGGTATAAAGAATTCGTGCATAGCGGAAAGGATATTTATTTAGCAACCTATTATGATGAAAAAAAGAAGTACTTAGGTATACAAAGTGCGCCTCGTACTATTAGCCTTATTCAAAAACTAGATTATTTTGACACAGGAGTAATGGAAAAGTTTGTTAAGATTGATTTGCAGTATACGGCTATTAAAAATGAAATTTTAAATGAAAAAATAGACGGAGATATATACATATGTAATAAAGAGTACGTATTATTTTCTAATCAGATAGCTGAAAATGAAAGGAAGGCATTTTTACCTCAAAGTGAACTAGATATTAATCAAGCTACCTATCAAGATAACTTTAGAGTAGCTTCAGATGAATGGACAATTTATATCATGCCCATGAAGATTGGAATAGGTAAAATGATTAAAGAATCTGAACAGATGGTGTGGTACTTAATTATGATTAATTTACTGTTACCAACTATTATTATTACTCTTATTTCCAAGTCGTTTAGTGGAAGAATAAAATTGATGGAACTTTATTTTGAAAAGGTAAAGCAAGAAGAATTTCAATTAATAGAAGGAAGTGTAGGGGAGGATGAGATTGGGGATCTTATTAAAAGCTACAATGTAATGGTGCTTAAAATAAAGGAACTAATAGAGGTTGTTTTTAAAAAAAATGCAGAAAAACAGGCATCAGAATTATCTAGAAAAGGTGCTGAATTAAAAGCTTTACAAAGTCAAGTTAATCCACACTTTATGTTTAATACATTAGAAAGTATACGAATGAGAAGTTTGCTAAAAGAAGAAAATGAGACAGCTGATGTAATAGAAGCATTATCTCAAATTCTGAGAAAATCCTTGTCGTGGAATAATGATTATATCTGTATAGAAGAAGAGATAGTTTTCGTTCAGCAATATGCAAACATACAGAAGTATAGATTTGGTGATAAGATATCTTTCAGTTTTTATGTTATGGAAGGATGTGAGAAGATTAAGATTCCAAAGCTAAGTATTTTAACCTTTGTGGAAAATGCGTGCATACATGGAATAGAGGGAATATCAAAATCAGGAATAATCTCTGTTGCTATAACAAAGGATGAGGAAAATGTATTTATAGAAATTAGTGATTCTGGATGTGGAATGTCCGAGGAAAAACTCCGACTACTAAGGGAAGTATTAAAAGACCCCAATATAAATAAACTAAGTGAATGTAAGAGTACAGGGATGCTAAATGCGCTTATAAGAATGAATTTGTATTGTGAGAACACGCTTGTGTTTGATATAGATAGTGAACTAGGGCAGGGGACAGATATTATGATTCAAATGCCATTAGGGAAAATAGAAATAGAGGGGGAAAAAAGATGA
- a CDS encoding glycosyl hydrolase family 8 — MEYIKKDNYPNLFEALGYDKELIEDRLNQIINTIFYGSEDERLYHLVEDDMGYILDTGNIDVRTEGMSYGMMICVQRNMQKEFNCLWKWTKTYMWHSEGDNKGYFAWSASPGGKRNSEGSAPDGEEYFAMALFFAAHRWGDGVGIFNYTKEAQNLLHECLHKGEDGRGNPMWEPTNKLIKFVPELDFTDPSYHLPHFYELFALWANEEDRDFWKEAARASREFLKKACHPETGLAPEYSDYDGRPRYEEGHGYYYSDSYRVIANIGLDYAWFGKSEWESECADKIQKFFCDTVKDNAECVYEIDGTIIDQPALHPVAIIATNAMGSLATKGKYSELCVQRFWKTPLRTGERRYYDNCLYAFAFLALSGNYRIW; from the coding sequence ATGGAGTATATTAAAAAAGACAACTATCCTAATTTATTTGAAGCATTAGGCTACGATAAAGAATTAATAGAAGATAGGCTTAATCAAATTATTAATACTATTTTTTATGGCTCAGAGGACGAGAGGCTCTATCATTTGGTAGAAGATGATATGGGATATATCTTGGATACTGGAAATATAGATGTACGTACAGAAGGTATGTCTTATGGAATGATGATCTGTGTACAAAGAAATATGCAAAAAGAATTTAATTGTCTGTGGAAATGGACAAAAACTTATATGTGGCATAGTGAAGGAGACAATAAAGGTTATTTTGCGTGGTCTGCTTCTCCAGGAGGAAAAAGAAATTCTGAAGGTTCAGCTCCAGATGGTGAAGAGTATTTTGCAATGGCCCTATTTTTTGCAGCACATAGATGGGGGGATGGAGTAGGTATTTTTAACTACACGAAAGAAGCGCAGAACCTTCTTCATGAATGTCTCCATAAAGGTGAAGATGGGAGAGGAAACCCTATGTGGGAGCCTACCAATAAGCTGATTAAGTTTGTCCCAGAACTTGATTTTACAGATCCATCTTATCATCTACCACATTTTTATGAACTATTTGCTTTATGGGCTAATGAAGAAGATAGAGACTTTTGGAAGGAAGCAGCTAGAGCTAGTAGAGAATTTCTAAAAAAAGCTTGTCATCCTGAAACAGGATTAGCACCTGAGTATAGTGATTATGATGGAAGACCAAGATACGAGGAAGGGCATGGATACTATTATAGTGACTCCTATCGTGTAATTGCTAATATTGGGCTTGATTATGCTTGGTTTGGCAAAAGTGAATGGGAAAGTGAATGCGCAGACAAAATTCAAAAATTCTTCTGTGATACAGTGAAAGATAATGCAGAGTGTGTTTATGAAATTGACGGCACAATTATAGATCAGCCTGCTTTACATCCAGTGGCAATTATAGCTACTAATGCCATGGGTTCTTTAGCTACCAAGGGAAAATATAGTGAGTTATGTGTTCAAAGGTTTTGGAAAACGCCACTCCGAACTGGAGAAAGAAGGTATTACGATAATTGTTTATATGCATTTGCCTTTCTAGCCTTAAGTGGTAACTATAGAATATGGTAA
- a CDS encoding L-fucose/L-arabinose isomerase family protein — MKNLPEVKLGIIAVSRDCFPMSLSENRRKAVVAAYKGEIYECPTVVETEKDMEKALTEVKAAGCDGLVVYLGNFGPETEETLIAKYFDGPVMYVAAAEETGKDLVQGRGDAFCGMLNASYNLKLRNLKAYIPEYPVGTANEVAEMIAEFVPIARAIVGLNNLKVISFGPRPQNFLACNAPIKQLYNLGIEIEENSELDLFEAFKKHDGDPRIAEVAKDMAAELGDGNLKPEILPKLAQYELTLLDWIEEHKGIRKYVAIAGKCWPAFQTQFGFVPCYVNSRLTGMGIPVSCEVDIYGAVSEFIGTVISEDAVTLLDINNTVPSDIYEEDIKGRFEYTLKDTFMGFHCGNTSTKKLSFCAMKYQMIMARSLPEEVTQGTLEGDIIPGDITFFRLQSTSDAKLRAYIAEGEVLPVATRSFGAIGIFAIPEMGRFYRHVLIEKNYPHHGAVAFGKFGKTLYEVFKYIGVDMDEIGYNQPKGVRYPTENPFC, encoded by the coding sequence ATGAAGAATCTACCAGAAGTAAAATTAGGTATTATTGCAGTAAGCAGAGATTGTTTTCCTATGTCTTTATCCGAAAATAGAAGGAAAGCAGTGGTAGCAGCATATAAAGGAGAAATTTATGAATGCCCTACCGTGGTCGAGACAGAAAAAGATATGGAAAAAGCATTAACAGAAGTAAAGGCAGCAGGATGTGATGGTTTAGTAGTCTACCTGGGAAATTTTGGCCCAGAAACAGAGGAAACATTAATTGCGAAGTATTTTGATGGACCTGTTATGTATGTGGCTGCAGCAGAAGAAACCGGCAAAGATTTAGTGCAAGGTCGTGGAGATGCTTTCTGTGGTATGCTAAATGCAAGCTACAATTTAAAACTTCGCAATCTTAAAGCCTACATACCAGAATATCCAGTTGGTACAGCAAATGAAGTAGCAGAGATGATAGCTGAATTTGTACCAATTGCCAGAGCTATTGTGGGACTTAATAACTTAAAGGTAATCTCTTTTGGACCTAGGCCACAAAATTTCTTGGCTTGTAATGCACCTATCAAACAACTTTATAACTTAGGGATTGAGATTGAAGAAAACTCAGAACTTGACCTATTTGAAGCATTTAAAAAACATGACGGAGACCCACGTATTGCAGAAGTTGCTAAGGATATGGCAGCAGAATTAGGGGATGGCAATTTAAAACCTGAAATTTTACCTAAGCTAGCTCAATATGAATTAACATTATTAGATTGGATTGAAGAACATAAGGGGATTAGAAAATATGTAGCTATTGCGGGCAAATGTTGGCCAGCATTCCAAACACAATTTGGATTTGTACCATGCTATGTGAATAGTCGTTTAACAGGTATGGGAATCCCAGTGTCCTGTGAAGTAGACATTTATGGAGCAGTAAGTGAATTTATTGGAACAGTCATTAGCGAAGATGCAGTAACTTTATTAGATATTAACAATACAGTACCATCTGATATTTACGAAGAGGACATCAAAGGTCGATTTGAATACACACTAAAAGATACATTTATGGGCTTCCATTGTGGAAATACAAGCACTAAGAAACTTTCATTCTGTGCTATGAAATATCAAATGATTATGGCAAGAAGTCTACCAGAAGAAGTAACACAAGGAACACTTGAGGGAGATATTATTCCGGGAGATATTACATTCTTCAGATTACAAAGTACCTCAGATGCAAAGCTAAGAGCTTATATTGCTGAAGGAGAGGTATTACCTGTTGCAACTCGTTCTTTTGGTGCTATTGGTATCTTTGCTATTCCAGAAATGGGAAGATTCTATCGTCATGTTCTCATTGAAAAGAATTATCCTCATCATGGAGCAGTTGCTTTTGGTAAGTTCGGAAAAACTTTATATGAGGTATTTAAATATATCGGAGTAGATATGGATGAAATAGGATATAACCAACCTAAGGGTGTAAGGTATCCTACAGAAAATCCTTTTTGTTAA
- a CDS encoding carbohydrate ABC transporter permease, with product MKTQSLKKQKMGDKVFDVVNMIILALFTLIILYPIVNTIAYSFNDGTDALRGGIYLLPRQWSLQNYKTVFNKELLPTAAKISVLRTVIATVSQLFVTSLLAYILSRKEFIFKKQLSFIYVLTMYVNGGLIPTFVLYKNLGLTNNFWVYIIPGMVSAFNMIVIRTFMNGLPDSLVESAQVDGAGHFTIFMKIILPLCKPVLATVALFIAVWQWNSWFDAMLYNRTATNLTTLQYELMKLLSSVMNQGSNAEAMKNAGNTVSPLTMRAATTVITALPIVCLYPFLQRYFVTGLTIGGVKE from the coding sequence ATGAAGACGCAATCATTAAAAAAGCAAAAAATGGGAGATAAAGTTTTTGATGTAGTTAATATGATTATTTTAGCATTGTTTACATTAATCATACTTTATCCCATAGTCAATACAATAGCATACTCTTTTAACGACGGAACAGATGCATTAAGAGGCGGCATTTATCTTTTGCCAAGACAATGGTCATTGCAAAATTATAAGACAGTATTTAATAAAGAATTATTACCTACTGCAGCCAAAATATCTGTATTAAGAACAGTCATCGCAACAGTATCTCAATTATTTGTTACATCTTTATTAGCATATATCTTAAGTAGAAAAGAATTTATTTTCAAAAAGCAACTCTCATTTATATATGTGTTAACCATGTATGTGAATGGAGGATTAATTCCAACATTCGTTTTATATAAAAATCTTGGATTGACCAATAATTTCTGGGTTTATATTATACCAGGTATGGTAAGTGCTTTTAACATGATTGTTATTAGAACATTTATGAATGGATTACCTGATAGTCTAGTTGAGTCAGCCCAAGTAGATGGAGCAGGACATTTCACAATTTTTATGAAGATTATTTTACCATTGTGTAAGCCAGTACTTGCTACAGTTGCATTATTTATTGCAGTATGGCAATGGAACTCATGGTTTGATGCAATGCTTTATAACCGTACAGCAACTAATCTTACAACATTGCAGTATGAGTTAATGAAACTTCTTTCTTCTGTAATGAATCAAGGAAGTAATGCTGAAGCAATGAAGAATGCGGGCAATACAGTATCTCCATTAACTATGCGTGCAGCAACAACCGTTATAACAGCTCTTCCAATTGTATGTTTATATCCATTCTTACAAAGATATTTTGTAACAGGTTTAACCATCGGAGGAGTAAAAGAATAA